A single genomic interval of Acidobacteriota bacterium harbors:
- a CDS encoding TIGR01458 family HAD-type hydrolase — MTPALKNLSGLLIDLDGTVYVGDEPVAGAVEVIDFLRSRNIPFRLTTNTTTRSLSSLHGKLVSMGLPVEPHEIFSVIRAAVAYLRSKGKPSCYLLLTEDPRGDFADFPQSDEQPECVVVGDIGKYWDYELVNRVFRMVLQGADLVALHKGRYWQTESGLQVDIGAFVAGLEYVTGKEAVVIGKPSRSFFQLALEDLNLPAGQVAMVGDDIASDVGGAQQAGMHGILVRSGKYREELVAHSPVKPELTIDSIGDLVGLL; from the coding sequence TTGACCCCGGCACTGAAGAATCTTTCCGGTTTGCTGATAGACCTCGATGGCACCGTTTATGTCGGCGACGAGCCGGTTGCCGGTGCAGTCGAGGTGATTGATTTCCTGCGGTCGAGAAATATCCCGTTTCGCCTGACCACCAACACAACGACGCGCTCACTTAGCTCCCTTCACGGCAAACTGGTTTCGATGGGATTGCCCGTTGAGCCCCACGAGATTTTCAGCGTGATACGTGCGGCCGTGGCCTACTTGCGCAGTAAAGGCAAACCCTCGTGTTACCTGTTGCTGACGGAGGACCCGCGCGGTGATTTCGCCGATTTCCCTCAGTCCGACGAACAGCCGGAGTGTGTCGTAGTCGGTGACATAGGCAAGTACTGGGATTATGAGCTTGTAAACCGCGTTTTTCGCATGGTGCTGCAGGGGGCCGACCTGGTTGCGCTTCACAAGGGTCGATACTGGCAGACCGAAAGCGGCTTGCAGGTTGATATCGGTGCCTTTGTGGCCGGTCTGGAATATGTAACGGGCAAAGAGGCTGTCGTCATCGGCAAACCGTCGAGATCCTTCTTTCAACTGGCCCTGGAGGATCTCAACCTTCCGGCCGGTCAGGTAGCGATGGTGGGTGATGATATCGCGTCGGATGTCGGCGGCGCGCAGCAGGCGGGCATGCACGGGATTCTGGTCAGAAGCGGCAAGTATAGAGAAGAACTGGTGGCACACTCACCGGTGAAACCTGAACTGACTATCGACTCGATCGGTGACCTGGTCGGCCTGTTGTGA